The Medicago truncatula cultivar Jemalong A17 chromosome 4, MtrunA17r5.0-ANR, whole genome shotgun sequence genome includes a region encoding these proteins:
- the LOC11412114 gene encoding arogenate dehydratase 2 has product MASSRIISHSPPNLHRQSSPSDSLKPIPTVNLTFPPKRHRNLCIRASQNDTSHSVELQTSPNGVVSKDPIALPRPLSSNQLHTAVSDGSRLRVAYQGVQGAYSESAARKAYPNCEAVPCEQFDTAFEAVERWLVDRAVLPIENSLGGSIHRNYDLLLRHQLHIVGEVKYAVHHCLMANHGVKLQDLKRVLSHPQALAQCENTLTGFGLVREAVDDTAGAAKHVAHKKLQDAGAVASSAAAEIYGLSILAQDIQDDSDNITRFLVLAREPILPGTDRPFKTSIVFSLEEGPGVLFKALAVFALRQINLSKIESRPLRKQPLRTSDDNNNRYFDYLFYVDFEASMADQNAQNALRHLKEFATFLRVLGSYPMDTSTA; this is encoded by the exons ATGGCATCATCACGAATCATCTCCCATTCTCCGCCCAATCTCCACCGTCAATCTTCCCCTTCCGACTCCCTTAAACCCATCCCCACCGTCAATCTCACTTTTCCCCCAAAACGACACCGTAACCTCTGCATTCGCGCTTCTCAAAACGACACATCACACTCCGTTGAACTGCAAACCAGCCCAAACGGCGTCGTTTCCAAAGATCCAATCGCTCTTCCGAGGCCTTTGTCTTCTAATCAGTTACATACCGCTGTTTCCGATGGTTCACGTCTTCGTGTTGCTTATCag GGGGTTCAAGGTGCTTACAGTGAATCTGCTGCACGAAAGGCTTACCCTAATTGTGAAGCTGTGCCTTGTGAACAATTTGACACCGCTTTTGAA GCTGTAGAAAGATGGCTTGTGGACAGAGCAGTTTTGCCCATTGAGAATTCATTGGGAGGTAGCATCCACAGAAATTACGACCTTCTACTCAGGCACCAGTTACATATAGTAGGAGAAGTAAAATATGCAGTACATCATTGTTTGATGGCCAACCATGGTGTTAAGCTTCAGGATTTGAAGCGTGTTCTTAGTCATCCACAG GCTCTTGCACAATGTGAGAACACCTTGACGGGGTTTGGCTTAGTCAGAGAAGCGGTTGATGATACAGCCGGTGCTGCAAAG CATGTTGCCCACAAAAAACTACAAGATGCAGGAGCTGTTGCTAGCTCTGCTGCTGCAGAGATCTATGGCTTAAGTATACTTGCTCAAGACATTCAG GATGATAGTGATAATATCACCCGATTTTTAGTATTGGCGCGAGAACCGATACTTCCAGGCACAGACAGGCCATTCAAG ACAAGCATAGTTTTTTCTTTAGAAGAGGGTCCCGGGGTGCTTTTCAAGGCCCTTGCTGTTTTTGCCCTGCGTCAAATTAATCTTTCAAAG ATTGAAAGTCGTCCTTTGCGAAAGCAACCTCTACGAACATCTGATGATAACAACAATAG GTACTTTGATTATCTTTTCTATGTTGATTTTGAAGCCTCAATGGCTGATCAGAATGCACAAAATGCCTTAAGGCATCTAAAG GAGTTTGCTA